The DNA sequence TATTGGAGTGAATATTTCATTCGGTCTCTGACAATCACCTCGAAAAGACAACGAGatccctaaaaaaaaaaaatacccaatTTGGTTCCTgctatttttttttggaattgaTTAGCCCTTGTgccaaaaaaataacattaacttTTTTTTGGCACAGAGGCCTCGTTGTCCTTTTGAGATAATTATTAGGGatcggattaaattttttttttcaaaaatctcgtTGTATTTCGAAATAATTATCAGGAGCTATTTTAGGTTTTTCTCTATttattgtgtatttgtgtttTACCGGTGACTTTTGCAAAAATGGAAatgttttgttaaaattaaatccGCAAAGGCCACCGAAGACAAATACTTAAGTAATTCCTTCAAATTATAGAATTTTCTCAATTCACCCCCTAaatattgttattaaaaaaaaaaagaattcgtTCTaagagaatttatttttttaaaaaaaatacaattcgcGTCCtagcaattttattttttaaaaaatttaagaaaaaaattacacTTGTTCATATatttctataaataactatattatgtgtaaaataaaattaattattaatataaaatatatatttttatacaaaatatacataaaaaataaattaaataacacatatatttatacataaataaataattaattattaattttagtataaaaataacatttttattctACAAATCACCTCCTACGTTGCTCATTTTTTGACATTTCACATTATTTCACATcataggaaattttttttttctcatataaAACCAGGGAATAAATATATAACGATAAATGATCATACAaagtttaatctattttaaaagaataaaaccaacataaaaaatatttgtcatactccatttttttatataaaatatcatgTGAAATAGACGCATGTTATCATATTTTACCTTCatcttatttaattataaataaaaaattatttcaatattTTACCAAGTACCAAAATACATAGATTGTGATTAAATATTACCTTTCAAACAGAAATACCATGACAATAGAAATAaagctttttaattaatttaattatatactaatataatcatttaattatatctattcttttaaattattattcacatgattaatataaaaatatttatttttactaatatgatATTACGTAATTagacacaaatataaaattatttgcgTTTacaatacattaaaataaattaatataactaTTTCTAAAGCTAATATATTATACTAGAAAGACAAAAAATCAgttaaaatttgttttatttagtatttattaattattaattaataaatactaaataaaacaaattttaacTGTTTTGGCTAATTTATTTGATGGTTACCAAATATTtctttatatattaatagatgggAGGTAGACAATACTACTACAAAGTGTTGTTAGGCAGAAGAGATGCAACATCTGCAAGCATAGAGGATGCAAACAACCACCTTCCGTTGGCGACCACCGCCTTCTCCGATCTTCTCAGCCGATTCTTCCAGCCAAATGGGCTGGACCTCAAAGACATGGTGGTCCTCTCCGGCGCACACACAATTGGATTCGCAAAATGTGATTCTTTTAAAGCAAGGCTCTACAATGACACCAACATAGACTCAAATTTCGCAACATCATTGAAGCAATCTTGTCCTCCCAGTGGTGGTTCAAATTTGACAGCTTTAGATGTTAGCACTGCAAGTTTTGACATCAACTATTACAGTGATTTGTTGCAGAACAAGGGAGTTCTTCATTCTGATCAAGAGCTCTATAAGGGTGATGGTTGTGAGAGTGATCAGTTGGTGAAGCTTTATAGTAGTAACCCTAATGCTTTTGCTAAGGATTTTGCAACTTCCATGGTTAAGATGGGTAAGATTAAGCCTTTACTTGAaaatcaaggagaaattagatCTAGTTGCAGAAAAACCAATCGTGGTGGATATTACTAGTATGAGCACAAAAAACGTTATCAACATTTTAATTGCAACTATTTAAGTGCAAGGTCATGACACTTCATGTGTTCATATATATAACATATTGTTACTTTTCAAGtatatttcaatttatttaatattttatatatataacatatttctaatatatatatatatatatatatatatggatagtAATTAATTTcaacaattaaataataatttattggtataatattttaattatttttaaattatattttatataaatatagttgatcattttatattgtataactaCTTACTATTTTTTACTCTgaaaaaattcaagttttaacTCCTATGTTACTGTTCATACGCTGACCTATTAAAAGAACCAGATCCAAAATGACTGAAGTCTAGCCAACATTCTACAATAACAATGTGCAAATCTAAATTACAACCTATTCGACTTTATGGAGGTTGGATACAGCAACGCAGGTCTAGTATTACTTATTTAAATGCGTAACTAATTCCTACAATCTCTCCTAATAATACAGAAAAAAGATCTCAACAACCACTCTAATAAAAGGGAACAATTATCTACCATCAAAGGTGGAATTAGTTCATAAAGTGGTTATTAGTTTACCTGTAACTATAAATATCCTGACACTCACAGGTATCATTTGAACtccaatctactaaaaatctACCTAAAgtccttactaacttaagcattagagtccattgcaggtacccccaccatCCTCTCTAAAGAGCTCGGACAACATCACTTTGCCTAGAAGATAGAGGAGTATCTCATTCCAAAAGAagtctggacctcacgttcaaaCTCAAGCCACATTAGTTTTAGGTAagcctcgaaacattggcgctaTTGCCGAAAACCTAGAAGTCTATACCCAACCATGGTAGAGGATCGTCTCGAAGATGGACACACTACATCAAAATCAGAACCAAATCAACACCATGATGACCGTGCGTGCAATTATCATACTCCCGAACCCTGGGACAATGAAAAACCATAACAAAAGGAGGAATCTGCAAAACACAAAAATGCGAACAATCAACTCCGAAGTCCACCAACATAGTGAGTTAGGGGATCAAAACCCTACGAAACTCATGCGATTGGTACATGGACACCAAGGTCGATTGGAACAGCTTGAGATTGAGTTAGAACGACAACACGAATCTGAGCAGACCTTACGAAGAGAAGTTCGATGATGTAGACAATTGGAAGAAAAGCTATAAAGACTAGAATCTGACTTTAGAGGGAGACAAACTCTAACCGAATGTGAAGCTACATCCCTAGGAAGTGATGATCTATTTCTGGAGGAGACCATGATGGCCAAAGTCCCAAGAAATTTTAAAAGTCCGGACATGAACCTCTATGATGGGACTCCTGACTCTCGACACCACTTGAGTAATTTCAAAAGTTGGATGTATTTGGATGATGCCTTTGACGTGACttggtgcaaagccttcccaaccacTTTGACCAAGGCatccatgaagtggttcgacagtttgcctccCAAGGTCGGTCACCTGTTTCGACGACCTAGTCAGAGGCTTCCTCACAAGGTTCTCAATACAAAAGGATAaaaccaagcacacaccaagcttCTTAGGAGTCAAACATGAGGTCGGCGAGTCTTTAAAGGTAATCATGAAAATATTTGACAAGGCATGCTTGAAAAT is a window from the Arachis hypogaea cultivar Tifrunner chromosome 17, arahy.Tifrunner.gnm2.J5K5, whole genome shotgun sequence genome containing:
- the LOC112765801 gene encoding peroxidase RIP1, which translates into the protein MAPNNLHQYIISVGVIVSLATFLNPTYGDDGLSPDYYKGVCPQALPTVRAVVKQAIHSEPRNGASLLRLHFHDCFVNGCDGSVLLDDTPEMKGEKTATPNNNSLRAFDVVDEIKAAVDKACNGPLVSCADILALAARDSVFIMGGRQYYYKVLLGRRDATSASIEDANNHLPLATTAFSDLLSRFFQPNGLDLKDMVVLSGAHTIGFAKCDSFKARLYNDTNIDSNFATSLKQSCPPSGGSNLTALDVSTASFDINYYSDLLQNKGVLHSDQELYKGDGCESDQLVKLYSSNPNAFAKDFATSMVKMGKIKPLLENQGEIRSSCRKTNRGGYY